A DNA window from Impatiens glandulifera chromosome 7, dImpGla2.1, whole genome shotgun sequence contains the following coding sequences:
- the LOC124944996 gene encoding transcription factor EGL1, with protein MAAGDDIREGMLPENLKTQLAIAVRSIRWSYAIFWSISPSSNNEGVLEWREGYYNGDIKTRKTVQAVDFNTDHMGLLRSEQLKELFQSLSANETNPQTKRPTAALSPEDLTDTEWYYLVCMSFVFNIGQELPGSTFANGQPIWLCNAHSADSKIFGRSLLAKSASIQTVVCFPYLGGVIELGVTEMVQEDSSLIEHVKTAFLNNYPSRNVGRNEDMMMIVDSDGFPSDCCDLAMDRSFIVEEEISNCMHNVTSSSECISHGLKNTNDFSCYSINEIDELDLIETRQDNHYKGVVASLLNSSRRFRKLKNQESSFVGWNKLLQPDHIPRTGVSQRVLKKILMDVPQMSSKKNNENNSSHTLSERRRRERINERFSVLESLIPSTSKVDKVSILDNTIGYLKELEKRVEGLESRTKRKHSETSENTSDNYENNKRKLGAITETTFENCSSDKVKVTVEEEKKDVVIEIRCVWRESLFVEIMDAMGRLHLDSRSVQSSNTDGLLSMTIISKFKGSMAGSAGMVTEVLQRVVWKR; from the exons ATGGCTGCCGGAGATGATATCCGGGAAGGAATGTTGCCGGAGAATCTTAAAACACAGCTTGCTATAGCTGTTAGAAGCATTCGGTGGAGCTATGCTATTTTCTGGTCGATTTCGCCGTCTTCAAACAACGAAGG AGTATTAGAATGGAGAGAAGGGTATTACAATGGAGACATTAAAACGAGGAAAACAGTTCAAGCTGTAGACTTTAACACAGATCATATGGGTTTATTGAGAAGTGAACAATTGAAAGAACTTTTCCAATCTCTATCAGCAAATGAGACCAACCCACAAACCAAAAGACCGACAGCCGCCTTATCACCTGAAGATCTCACCGATACAGAGTGGTATTACCTCGTTTGCATGTCCTTCGTCTTCAACATCGGTCAAGA GTTGCCGGGAAGTACATTTGCCAACGGTCAGCCCATTTGGCTGTGCAATGCTCATTCTGCTGACAGCAAAATATTCGGTCGATCTCTGTTGGCTAAG AGTGCGTCTATTCAG ACTGTGGTGTGTTTTCCATATTTGGGAGGTGTCATTGAGCTGGGCGTAACCGAGATG gTTCAAGAAGATTCCAGTCTGATTGAACATGTTAAAACAGCCTTCTTGAACAATTATCCTTCTAGAAATGTTGGAAGAAATGAAGACATGATGATGATAGTTGATAGCGATGGATTTCCATCGGACTGCTGTGATCTAGCAATGGACCGCTCGTTCATAGTTGAAGAAGAAATCAGCAATTGCATGCACAACGTTACGAGTTCGAGCGAGTGCATATCTCACGGTTTGAAGAACACAAACGACTTCAGTTGTTATTCAATCAACGAAATCGACGAACTAGATCTTATCGAAACTCGCCAAGATAACCACTACAAAGGTGTCGTTGCGTCCTTGTTGAATAGCTCTCGTCGTTTTAGAAAACTTAAAAATCAAGAATCTAGTTTCGTCGGATGGAACAAACTACTCCAGCCAGATCATATACCTCGAACCGGAGTTTCCCAAAGAGTATTGAAGAAAATTCTAATGGACGTGCCACAAATGTCGTCGAAGAAAAACAATGAAAACAATTCTAGCCATACATTATCCGaaaggagaagaagagaaagaataAACGAAAGATTCTCTGTTCTTGAATCATTGATCCCATCTACAAGCAAAGTTGACAAAGTTTCTATACTCGATAACACTATCGGGTATCTAAAAGAACTCGAGAAAAGGGTGGAGGGATTAGAATCTAGGACAAAAAGGAAGCACAGTGAAACCTCAGAGAATACATCCGACAACTACGAAAACAACAAAAGGAAACTCGGGGCTATAACAGAAACAACGTTTGAAAATTGTTCAAGCGATAAAGTAAAGGTAACCGTGGAAGAGGAGAAGAAGGATGTGGTGATTGAGATAAGATGCGTGTGGAGGGAATCTTTGTTCGTCGAGATTATGGATGCGATGGGGCGTCTCCATTTGGATTCTCGTTCAGTTCAATCTAGTAATACCGACGGTTTATTGTCCATGACCATCATTTCCAAG TTTAAAGGATCTATGGCTGGTTCAGCAGGAATGGTGACAGAAGTACTTCAGAGAGTTGTATGGAAGAGATGA
- the LOC124944933 gene encoding GMP synthase [glutamine-hydrolyzing], which translates to MDAQAVKSNLVLILDFGSQYTHLITRRIRSLSVFSLCISGTSSLKAITDLNPRVIILSGGPHSVHTSKAPCFPEGFVEYVESNGIFVLGICYGLQLIVQKLGGEVKVGEKQEYGRMEIKVERSSSLFGSKSIGDKQVVWMSHGDEAVRLPDGFEVVARSLQGSVAAVENPARKFYGLQYHPEVTHSPEGMETLKYFLFDVCGVAADWKMEDILEEEIKIINDMLGPEDHVICALSGGVDSTVAATLVHKAIGDRLHCIFVDNGLLRYKEQERVMETFQTDLHLPVTCVDATEQFLSHLKGVVDPEAKRKIIGREFIVTFDEFAKDLEQKLGRRPAYLVQGTLYPDVIESCPPPGSGKTHSHMIKSHHNVGGLPKDMKLKLIEPLKLLFKDEVRSLGKILNVPEAFLKRHPFPGPGLAVRVLGDVTEGNALEILRQVDEIFIQSIKEAGLYDSIWQAFAVFLPIRSVGVQGDQRTHSHVVALRAVTSQDGMTADWYNFEHKFLDNVSRKICNSVRGVNRVVQDITSKPPSTIEWE; encoded by the exons ATGGATGCCCAGGCCGTGAAATCGAACTTAGTCCTAATTCTAGACTTCGGTTCACAGTACACCCACCTCATTACTCGCCGGATTAGAAGCCTATCTGTATTTTCTCTCTGCATTTCCGGCACCTCCTCTCTTAAAGCCATAACCGACCTCAATCCTCGTGTAATCATTCTCTCCGGCGGCCCTCATTCCGTCCACACCTCAAAAGCTCCCTGCTTTCCTGAAGGGTTCGTCGAatacgtggagtctaatggcaTATTTGTTCTGGGTATATGCTACGGCCTTCAGTTGATTGTTCAGAAGCTGGGTGGAGAGGTTAAAGTTGGGGAGAAGCAAGAGTATGGGAGGATGGAAATTAAGGTTGAGAGATCAAGCAGCCTGTTTGGTTCTAAAAGTATTGGTGATAAGCAGGTTGTTTGGATGAGCCATGGCGATGAGGCTGTTAGATTGCCAGATGGGTTTGAAGTCGTGGCAAGAAGCTTGCAGGGATCTGTTGCAGCCGTGGAGAATCCGGCAAGGAAATTTTATGGACTTCAGTATCATCCTGAG GTGACTCATTCGCCTGAAGGAATGGAAACATTGAAATACTTCCTTTTTGATGTTTGTGGAGTGGCTGCAGATTGGAAAATGGAAGATATTCtagaagaagaaataaagaTTATCAATGACATGCTTGGTCCAGAAGATCATGTTATTTGCGCTTTATCTGGTGGTGTGGATTCAACTGTAGCTGCTACTCTTGTTCATAAAGCCATTGGAGATAGGCTTCACTGCATATTTGTAGACAATGGTTTATTGAGGTATAAGGAGCAAGAGCGTGTGATGGAAACTTTCCAAACCGATCTTCATTTGCCTGTAACCTGCGTCGATGCAACCGAGCAATTCCTAAGTCATCTGAAAGGCGTGGTTGATCCAGAGGCGAAGAGGAAAATAATAGGAAGAGAATTCATCGTCACATTTGATGAATTTGCAAAGGATCTTGAGCAGAAGTTGGGAAGAAGACCGGCTTATTTAGTTCAAGGAACATTATACCCAGATGTGATTGAATCGTGCCCACCTCCAGGAAGCGGAAAAACTCATTCTCATATGATCAAGAGCCATCATAATGTTGGAGGGTTACCCAAGGATATGAAACTAAAGCTGATTGAACCGCTTAAGCTCTTGTTTAAGGATGAG GTCCGTTCATTGGGGAAGATTTTGAATGTTCCAGAGGCATTTTTGAAGCGACACCCATTTCCCGGACCTGGATTAGCAGTAAGAGTTCTTGGCGATGTAACTGAAGGGAATGCTTTGGAAATACTAAGACAG GTGGATGAGATATTTATTCAGTCTATAAAAGAAGCAGGGCTTTATGATTCGATATGGCAAGCTTTTGCGGTTTTCTTACCAATAAGATCAGTTGGGGTGCAAGGAGATCAAAGGACACATTCTCATGTGGTGGCTCTGAGAGCAGTTACAAGTCAAGATGGAATGACTGCAGACTG GTATAACTTTGAGCACAAGTTCCTGGATAATGTTTCGAGAAAGATATGCAATAGCGTTCGTGGAGTTAATCGGGTCGTGCAAGATATTACTTCAAAGCCTCCATCCACTATTGAGTGGGAATGA
- the LOC124946126 gene encoding uncharacterized protein LOC124946126 isoform X1 has protein sequence MMIHRSSIFNRSRTQRDLKIDPKMDKRLRKHPVICEQDQFNCMMGLISMLDFRRQRRLNQNLLSTQKRRNSVVNNKDGFTRGGDLKSKVYLPNPCVKSDQVEESVKTKKKVRRASRGGDDLELPVYQCRDEATHNSTEKFSKAVEVLNWNKELCLKLLQDPNSPNLQDLQTKAGIEEVEEEKKIKYDNLLKKIKNDKHEHNSAVVVMKPRPRTVAISEDVSCNCSINTHHSLRKGQQSSKPVTFSKSIKKKCSKEEETWKTAIRMEDKSNSTIEKNKKKTENACQVLSIVNDSKQKQFDIYLEAKRHMSQRLRNLVQDGASSSQEQPKTLRRILSLPKQESPTYHHPPKEQKLEDPTKTAAADDQLGVSDTDKEKRIVNENGSSSSSCKLSSGMGKRESEEWASGGREEHPSPVSILEPFFTDYLSSPSTPGSQSANSSMLLLPHRLDFEEYSSATILSSPAPSGILGTCLDDYEDDDGGGESDRISKYVKSVLRSCPMNWEDIFLKMDMSGNVLDQMFFDELELCPTDSYWKHKVLFDCTNEAFLDTCRSHFSSLAWLSGFNKDLFVVDREVVERVNRYFVHHPMPQTLQDLVTDDVMKTWKWMDLGFDIDCVAFRIADFILADLIFDII, from the exons ATGATGATTCACCGTTCATCCATCTTCAACAGAAGTAGAACCCAAAGAG ACTTGAAGATCGATCCTAAAATGGACAAGAGATTGCGTAAACACCCAGTAATCTGTGAACAAGATCAGTTCAATTGCATGATGGGGCTTATCAGTATGCTCGATTTCCGCCGCCAACGTCGTCTAAATCAGAACCTGCTTTCAACCCAGAAACGCCGCAACAGCGTCGTTAATAACAAGGATGGTTTCACTC GAGGAGGAGACTTGAAGAGTAAAGTTTATTTGCCAAACCCTTGTGTAAAATCGGATCAAGTGGAGGAATCAGTCAAGACAAAGAAGAAGGTAAGAAGGGCTTCTCGTGGAGGAGATGATCTCGAGTTACCGGTTTATCAATGCAGAGACGAGGCAACTCATAATTCTACCGAAAAATTCTCGAAAGCAGTAGAGGTTCTAAACTGGAACAAAGAGTTATGTCTTAAGCTACTCCAAGATCCAAACTCACCCAATTTGCAGGATTTACAAACAAAAGCAGGAATCGAGGAGGTggaggaagagaagaagattaagtATGACAATCTCTTgaagaagattaagaatgaTAAACATGAACATAACAGTGCAGTTGTGGTTATGAAGCCAAGGCCAAGAACTGTGGCTATTTCAGAAGATGTATCATGTAACTGCTCTATCAACACTCACCATAGCTTGCGTAAAGGACAGCAATCTTCTAAACCGGTTACATTCTCGAAAAGTATCAAGAAAAAATGCAGTAAAGAGGAGGAGACTTGGAAGACTGCCATTAGAATGGAAGATAAATCAAATTCCACTATtgagaagaataagaagaagacagAAAATGCATGTCAGGTTCTTTCAATTGTCAATGATtccaaacaaaaacaatttgACATATATTTGGAGGCCAAAAGGCACATGTCTCAGAGACTAAGGAATTTGGTCCAAGATGGCGCCTCTTCAAGCCAAGAACAGCCGAAAACCCTAAGGAGGATACTCTCTCTGCCCAAACAGGAATCCCCCACTTATCATCATCCTCCCAAAGAACAAAAATTAGAAGATCCCACCAAAACTGCTGCTGCTGATGATCAGTTAGGAGTGTCGGATACAGACAAGGAGAAGAGGATTGTGAACGAAAATGGCAGTTCAAGTAGCAGCTGCAAGTTAAGCTCAGGAATGGGGAAACGAGAATCTGAAGAATGGGCAAGTGGTGGTAGGGAAGAGCATCCAAGTCCAGTTTCTATTCTTGAGCCATTCTTCACTGACTATCTCAGTAGCCCCTCTACTCCTGGATCTCAATCGG CTAATTCTTCCATGCTGTTACTGCCTCATCGCCTCGACTTTGAAGAATACTCTAGTGCTACTATCCTTTCATCTCCAGCTCCGAGTGGCATTCTAGGAACATGTTTGGATGACTATGAAGATGACGATGGTGGTGGCGAATCTGATAGGATCTCCAAGTATGTTAAATCAGTTCTGCGATCTTGCCCAATGAACTGGGAAGATATCTTCTTGAAAATGGACATGTCAGGAAATGTGTTGGACCAAATGTTCTTCGATGAATTGGAACTTTGTCCTACAGATTCTTATTGGAAACACAAGGTCCTGTTTGATTGTACAAATGAAGCTTTCTTGGATACATGTCGATCCCATTTCAGCTCACTTGCATGGCTTTCGGGATTTAACAAAGATTTGTTTGTTGTTGATCGTGAGGTTGTCGAAAGAGTAAACAGGTACTTTGTTCATCACCCAATGCCACAGACTTTGCAAGATCTTGTCACGGACGATGTGATGAAGACGTGGAAATGGATGGATCTTGGCTTCGATATTGACTGTGTTGCGTTTCGGATAGCTGATTTTATTCTCGCTGACTTGATATTCGATATAATTTAA
- the LOC124946126 gene encoding uncharacterized protein LOC124946126 isoform X2, with translation MDKRLRKHPVICEQDQFNCMMGLISMLDFRRQRRLNQNLLSTQKRRNSVVNNKDGFTRGGDLKSKVYLPNPCVKSDQVEESVKTKKKVRRASRGGDDLELPVYQCRDEATHNSTEKFSKAVEVLNWNKELCLKLLQDPNSPNLQDLQTKAGIEEVEEEKKIKYDNLLKKIKNDKHEHNSAVVVMKPRPRTVAISEDVSCNCSINTHHSLRKGQQSSKPVTFSKSIKKKCSKEEETWKTAIRMEDKSNSTIEKNKKKTENACQVLSIVNDSKQKQFDIYLEAKRHMSQRLRNLVQDGASSSQEQPKTLRRILSLPKQESPTYHHPPKEQKLEDPTKTAAADDQLGVSDTDKEKRIVNENGSSSSSCKLSSGMGKRESEEWASGGREEHPSPVSILEPFFTDYLSSPSTPGSQSANSSMLLLPHRLDFEEYSSATILSSPAPSGILGTCLDDYEDDDGGGESDRISKYVKSVLRSCPMNWEDIFLKMDMSGNVLDQMFFDELELCPTDSYWKHKVLFDCTNEAFLDTCRSHFSSLAWLSGFNKDLFVVDREVVERVNRYFVHHPMPQTLQDLVTDDVMKTWKWMDLGFDIDCVAFRIADFILADLIFDII, from the exons ATGGACAAGAGATTGCGTAAACACCCAGTAATCTGTGAACAAGATCAGTTCAATTGCATGATGGGGCTTATCAGTATGCTCGATTTCCGCCGCCAACGTCGTCTAAATCAGAACCTGCTTTCAACCCAGAAACGCCGCAACAGCGTCGTTAATAACAAGGATGGTTTCACTC GAGGAGGAGACTTGAAGAGTAAAGTTTATTTGCCAAACCCTTGTGTAAAATCGGATCAAGTGGAGGAATCAGTCAAGACAAAGAAGAAGGTAAGAAGGGCTTCTCGTGGAGGAGATGATCTCGAGTTACCGGTTTATCAATGCAGAGACGAGGCAACTCATAATTCTACCGAAAAATTCTCGAAAGCAGTAGAGGTTCTAAACTGGAACAAAGAGTTATGTCTTAAGCTACTCCAAGATCCAAACTCACCCAATTTGCAGGATTTACAAACAAAAGCAGGAATCGAGGAGGTggaggaagagaagaagattaagtATGACAATCTCTTgaagaagattaagaatgaTAAACATGAACATAACAGTGCAGTTGTGGTTATGAAGCCAAGGCCAAGAACTGTGGCTATTTCAGAAGATGTATCATGTAACTGCTCTATCAACACTCACCATAGCTTGCGTAAAGGACAGCAATCTTCTAAACCGGTTACATTCTCGAAAAGTATCAAGAAAAAATGCAGTAAAGAGGAGGAGACTTGGAAGACTGCCATTAGAATGGAAGATAAATCAAATTCCACTATtgagaagaataagaagaagacagAAAATGCATGTCAGGTTCTTTCAATTGTCAATGATtccaaacaaaaacaatttgACATATATTTGGAGGCCAAAAGGCACATGTCTCAGAGACTAAGGAATTTGGTCCAAGATGGCGCCTCTTCAAGCCAAGAACAGCCGAAAACCCTAAGGAGGATACTCTCTCTGCCCAAACAGGAATCCCCCACTTATCATCATCCTCCCAAAGAACAAAAATTAGAAGATCCCACCAAAACTGCTGCTGCTGATGATCAGTTAGGAGTGTCGGATACAGACAAGGAGAAGAGGATTGTGAACGAAAATGGCAGTTCAAGTAGCAGCTGCAAGTTAAGCTCAGGAATGGGGAAACGAGAATCTGAAGAATGGGCAAGTGGTGGTAGGGAAGAGCATCCAAGTCCAGTTTCTATTCTTGAGCCATTCTTCACTGACTATCTCAGTAGCCCCTCTACTCCTGGATCTCAATCGG CTAATTCTTCCATGCTGTTACTGCCTCATCGCCTCGACTTTGAAGAATACTCTAGTGCTACTATCCTTTCATCTCCAGCTCCGAGTGGCATTCTAGGAACATGTTTGGATGACTATGAAGATGACGATGGTGGTGGCGAATCTGATAGGATCTCCAAGTATGTTAAATCAGTTCTGCGATCTTGCCCAATGAACTGGGAAGATATCTTCTTGAAAATGGACATGTCAGGAAATGTGTTGGACCAAATGTTCTTCGATGAATTGGAACTTTGTCCTACAGATTCTTATTGGAAACACAAGGTCCTGTTTGATTGTACAAATGAAGCTTTCTTGGATACATGTCGATCCCATTTCAGCTCACTTGCATGGCTTTCGGGATTTAACAAAGATTTGTTTGTTGTTGATCGTGAGGTTGTCGAAAGAGTAAACAGGTACTTTGTTCATCACCCAATGCCACAGACTTTGCAAGATCTTGTCACGGACGATGTGATGAAGACGTGGAAATGGATGGATCTTGGCTTCGATATTGACTGTGTTGCGTTTCGGATAGCTGATTTTATTCTCGCTGACTTGATATTCGATATAATTTAA
- the LOC124944663 gene encoding UDP-N-acetylmuramoyl-L-alanyl-D-glutamate--2,6-diaminopimelate ligase MurE homolog, chloroplastic, which translates to MALNFLSIPPFSPYPSSRISLKPQFALFKPFPFLSLPPFRQPFHNTAAIGPDGKFYPTPADDDPPEAQEDSMHGVSKFQQIQRQADRARKLQEEDFKKHQATFLNAIADVEDDPDLPNSINSDASGDDMFGDIDKAIAMKRKEFVKQGLLKPNPKIEIPQGIEELEPEEVVDLEEIEELHGLTVISDDLDEEDSGKLDDEVNDDNENPKSSDFSSFDIDLDQLGKTKTRIVEPKFKMTLAELLDEVKVVPISVYGNLEIDITGIQHDSRLVEMGDLFVCCLGRKTDGHLYLTEADKRGAVAVVASKEIDIEETLGCKALVIVEDTNNVLPSLAAAFYRYPSKNMSVIGISGTDGKTTTSYLVKSMYESMGLRTGMFSSVSSYVHGDNKLELENTNLDSVLAQKLMATMVHNGTDSLVMEASSRGLAQGKYDEIDFDIAVFTNLTSDSLDFDGSEEENREANAKLFSRMVDPERHRKVVNIDDPNAAFFVAQGSGDVPVVTFGMENKNADVHPLKFELSLFETQVLVNTPEGILEISSGLLGRHNVYNILAAVAVGIAVGAPLEDIVRGVEEVDAVPGRCELIDEEQAFGVIVDYAKTPDGLSRLLDSVRELGPRRIITVFGCVGEGDRGKRPAMTKIATDKSDVTILTSDNPKSEDPLDILDDMLAGVGWSMQDYLKYGENDYYPPLPNGNRLFLHDIRRVAVRAGVAMGEEGDMVVVAGKGHESYLIDGDRKEFFDDREECREALQYVDELHQAGIDTSEFPWRLPESH; encoded by the exons ATGGCTCTGAATTTCCTCTCTATCCCGCCCTTCTCGCCATATCCATCTTCTAGAATCTCTCTAAAACCCCAATTCGCTCTCTTCAAACCCTTTCCATTTCTTTCTCTTCCCCCATTCCGACAACCCTTCCATAACACTGCCGCAATCGGACCGGATGGGAAGTTCTACCCAACACCCGCCGACGACGACCCACCTGAAGCTCAAGAGGATTCAATGCACGGAGTTTCCAAGTTTCAGCAGATTCAACGCCAAGCCGACCGAGCAAGGAAGTTACAAGAAGAGGATTTCAAGAAGCACCAGGCGACCTTCCTCAATGCCATAGCAGACGTTGAAGATGACCCTGATTTGCCCAATTCGATCAATTCGGATGCGTCTGGGGACGATATGTTTGGAGATATTGATAAAGCCATTGCTATGAAGCGGAAGGAATTCGTGAAACAGGGTCTGTTGAAACCTAACCCAAAGATCGAGATTCCTCAAGGAATAGAAGAATTGGAGCCGGAAGAAGTCGTGGATTTGGAGGAAATTGAAGAACTACATGGGCTTACTGTAATATCAGATGATTTAGACGAGGAAGATTCGGGAAAGTTGGATGATGAGGTAAATGATGATAATGAAAACCCTAAATCCTCTGATTTTTCATCGTTTGATATTGATCTTGATCAATTGGGTAAGACTAAAACTAGAATCGTTGAACCCAAGTTTAAGATGACATTAGCTGAACTATTAGACGAAGTTAAAGTAGTACCAATATCAGTTTACGGCAATCTAGAGATTGATATAACTGGAATTCAACATGATTCTAGACTAGTTGAGATGGGTGACCTATTTGTTTGTTGCCTTGGTCGGAAAACAGATGGCCATTTATATCTAACTGAAGCTGATAAAAGAGGAGCAGTTGCAGTTGTTGCAAGTAAAGAGATTGATATTGAAGAAACTTTAGGGTGTAAAGCATTAGTAATAGTGGAGGACACAAACAATGTTCTTCCTTCGTTAGCTGCTGCGTTTTATCGTTACCCATCGAAGAACATGTCAGTTATTGGAATCTCGGGAACTGATGGAAAAACAACCACATCCTACTTGGTTAAAAGTATGTACGAATCCATGGGATTAAGAACCGGCATGTTCAGCTCGGTTTCGAGTTATGTTCATGGCGATAACAAACTCGAATTGGAAAATACGAATCTGGACTCTGTTTTAGCTCAGAAGCTGATGGCAACCATGGTTCATAACGGAACAGATTCCCTAGTCATGGAAGCTTCTTCTCGCGGGCTAGCCCAAGGAAAGTACGACGAAATCGATTTTGATATTGCAGTTTTCACGAATCTGACCAGCGATAGTTTAGATTTCGACGGGTCTGAAGAAGAAAATAGGGAAGCGAATGCCAAGCTTTTTTCGAGGATGGTGGATCCTGAACGGCATAGGAAAGTGGTTAACATCGACGATCCTAATGCTGCTTTTTTCGTCGCTCAAGGGAGCGGCGACGTGCCTGTGGTCACGTTTGGAATGGAGAATAAGAATGCTGACGTTCATCCGTTGAAATTTGAACTGTCGTTGTTTGAGACACAGGTTTTGGTTAATACGCCGGAGGGTATATTGGAGATTTCGTCTGGATTGCTTGGTAGACATAACGTGTACAATATCCTTGCTGCTGTTGCGGTTGGAATTGCAGTTGGAGCGCCATTAGAGGATATTGTTagaggtgttgaggaagttgacgCTGTTCCCGGTAGGTGTGAATTGATTGATGAAGAACAAGCCTTTGGAGTTATAGTGGATTATGCTAAAACCCCAGATGGTTTGTCTAGGTTACTCGATTCGGTTAGGGAACTCGGCCCGAGGAGGATCATAACCG TGTTTGGATGTGTCGGTGAGGGTGACAGAGGGAAGAGACCCGCGATGACAAAGATTGCTACGGATAAAAGCGATGTTACCATCTTGACATCTGACAACCCGAAGAGCGAAGATCCGT TGGATATATTGGATGATATGTTGGCTGGAGTTGGATGGAGTATgcaggattatttgaaatatggAGAGAACGATTATTACCCGCCACTTCCAAACGGTAACAGGCTTTTCTTGCACGATATAAGAAGAGTAGCTGTTCGTGCTGGTGTTGCCATGGGTGAGGAAGGAGATATGGTT GTGGTTGCTGGTAAAGGTCATGAATCGTATCTGATTGATGGCGACAGAAAAGAGTTCTTTGACGATCGAGAGGAGTGTCGAGAAGCTCTGCAGTATGTTGACGAACTTCATCAAGCTGGAATTGACACAAGCGAATTCCCATGGAG GTTGCCTGAGAGTCATTAA
- the LOC124910125 gene encoding uncharacterized protein At1g76660-like produces the protein MMNRETRGSDSNALDTISAAATAIASAESRAPQAFVQKKRWRSFWNVYWCFGSQKQSKKIGHAVLVPETVSSVTEVSASQNLIQSSSIVLPFAAPPSSPASFLPSEPHSAIQSPAGFMSLSSISANMYSPGPANIFAIGPYAHETQLVSPPVFSTFTTEPSTAPYTPPPESVQLTTPSSPEVPFARLLDPYPMSQYEFQNYQFQPGSPVSHLISPISGSGTSSPLKLMNLEKQYGRYWGSGTMTPDSCFHLYRQNSDIAPLPPRMVETVVLDHRVSFEVTAEDVVRCLAKESLANKAAAAAAAAGVMATLPPRTVETCGEGDDFHRGPRHRSITLGSSKEFNFDNIDDGRGSDKMMIGSDWWAADEKVSSSPGNDWSFFPIMHHPGVS, from the exons ATGATGAACAGAGAAACTAGAGGTTCAGATAGCAACGCGTTGGATACGATAAGCGCTGCCGCTACGGCGATCGCATCGGCGGAGAGTCGTGCTCCTCAAGCTTTTGTTCAG AAAAAAAGATGGAGAAGCTTTTGGAATGTATACTGGTGTTTCGGATCACAAAAACAGAGTAAGAAAATCGGGCATGCTGTACTCGTCCCGGAAACTGTATCTTCAGTAACAGAGGTGTCTGCATCTCAAAACCTAATCCAATCATCAAGTATAGTGCTTCCATTTGCAGCACCTCCTTCATCCCCTGCATCATTCCTTCCATCAGAACCTCATTCAGCTATTCAATCACCAGCAGGATTCATGTCTCTTTCATCCATATCTGCTAATATGTATTCACCCGGGCCTGCTAACATTTTCGCTATAGGCCCTTATGCCCACGAGACGCAGTTGGTTTCGCCGCCAGTTTTCTCTACCTTTACCACTGAACCGTCCACTGCCCCTTATACACCACCTCCTGAATCAGTTCAGCTGACCACACCTTCCTCACCCGAGGTTCCATTTGCTAGGCTTCTTGATCCTTATCCTATGAGCCAATATGAATTCCAGAATTATCAGTTTCAACCTGGAAGCCCTGTGAGCCATTTAATATCACCTATATCAGGATCAGGCACTTCGTCGCCTCTGAAACTAATGAATCTTGAAAAGCAATACGGTCGTTATTGGGGGTCTGGTACAATGACCCCTGATTCTTGTTTTCATCTTTACAGACAAAATTCAGATATTGCCCCTCTTCCTCCTAGAATGGTGGAAACAGTTGTATTGGATCATAGGGTGTCGTTTGAAGTGACTGCTGAAGATGTGGTTAGATGTCTTGCGAAGGAATCATTAGCTAATAAGGCTgcggctgctgctgctgctgctggagTAATGGCCACACTTCCTCCTCGGACAGTTGAAACTTGTGGTGAAGGAGATGATTTTCATAGGGGGCCGAGACATCGATCTATAACTCTTGGCTCGTCGAAGGAGTTCAATTTCGATAATATTGATGACGGAAGAGGTTCAGATAAGATGATGATTGGTTCTGATTGGTGGGCAGCTGATGAGAAGGTCAGCAGCAGTCCTGGCAATGACTGGTCCTTCTTCCCCATCATGCATCATCCAGGAGTCAGCTGA